A section of the Dehalobacter sp. DCM genome encodes:
- the smc gene encoding chromosome segregation protein SMC codes for MVISRNDEEVFLKSIHIQGFKSFADKIKIDLHPGMSVIVGPNGSGKSNVADAVRWVLGEQSAKSLRGSKMEDVIFAGCSSRRPVGMAEVSLIFNNTTGLFALDYDEVVITRRVYRDGEGQYFINRTPCRLKDIQELFLDTGSGKEGFSIIGQGRVEEILNLRSDERRTLIEEVAGISKFRHRKKEALKKLDDTRLNLERLSDIIAEVESRIEPLAEQAEAARTSQEITAALEKMEISLIVNELSEVNSKLIKARTAGESLNNEFALFAARINEEESKIIIKRHELDHLEQQVQAMQGEVYALENKVSDAEHALSLLSERRGFMQEQSSRLEKELKAAQDNLEFSQEKGQAYAAKSVLLEETLNRAYADLKIKECRLEELRTLSGEARLDEIKTEIFDVLSEKSKLTSIEAETKQKKDTLMQQEKQYQKNIQAKDAEKDSVLREIGVQRDELIELELREEVLNQKSTEIMRSLTAKKTEQQQSEVVYGELLRKADQANARLHALHTLQDNLEGYNKGVREAIIACRKGEITCRGVFGTVADNIEVQTKFELAVETALGAALQNIIVEKTNDAKTCIDYLKRTNNGRATFLPLDAIKGTRQSLDEKTKKHKGFQGLAVDLVKFDTRFGDIMESLLGRILVTDTLDSAIDIAKSNNYRFRIVTLLGDQVNIGGSLTGGSTRTQSSGLLSRVREIEELTAKTREFHEEAACKKQESSLIAKDMEKLVAAQDEIEAEFSQIQKTKGIMAANTRHFEDRLKRLEEDARFITFELNEIRSEMTTLTAIIGKTEKSLKETEDKINALQTEQLDLENLLKEKVTEAQELSDEITSAKVEAARWEQELDQVRQAIIEENEKTLKSQRLMDEKNRELSEVRKNDEEIGLGRIQGENRVKEYNTLLEEKKYQLIELRRAKESFAENNLKQEQDILEMKNQAKEMEAQLHQSELKVTRWEAEWETGNNRLEEEYGLPWKQAQAYLTGDKKESLQETIAAYKQEIEALGPVNYTALEEYPETVKRFEFLTTQKHDLDEAGKTLQELISELDKCMIERFEEGFRSVNAAFKEVFTQLFNGGQAELQLDDPENLLETGVRIVAQPPGKKAQLLSLLSGGERSFTAIALLFAFLKVKPSPFCLLDEIEAALDEANVKRFVNYLRTLSHHTQFILISHRRGTMESADRLYGITMEESGVSKLLTVELEDRAAAAASAVS; via the coding sequence TTGGTAATATCCAGAAATGACGAGGAAGTATTTCTTAAATCGATCCATATCCAGGGATTTAAATCCTTTGCTGATAAAATAAAAATTGATTTGCATCCCGGTATGAGTGTCATTGTCGGACCCAATGGGAGCGGGAAAAGTAATGTGGCTGATGCGGTGCGATGGGTTTTAGGAGAACAGAGCGCGAAAAGCCTGCGCGGAAGCAAGATGGAAGATGTTATTTTTGCAGGATGCTCTTCACGGCGCCCGGTAGGCATGGCGGAGGTATCCTTGATTTTTAATAATACCACCGGCCTCTTTGCGCTTGATTATGACGAAGTCGTCATAACCCGCAGAGTATATCGGGATGGTGAAGGTCAGTATTTTATTAATCGAACGCCATGTCGGCTGAAGGATATTCAGGAACTGTTTTTGGATACCGGTTCAGGAAAAGAAGGTTTTTCGATCATCGGACAAGGACGTGTTGAAGAAATTCTCAATCTGCGGTCGGATGAGCGACGCACCCTCATTGAAGAAGTTGCAGGTATCAGCAAATTTCGTCACCGCAAAAAGGAAGCTTTGAAGAAACTTGATGATACCAGATTAAATCTGGAACGTCTGAGCGATATCATTGCTGAGGTTGAGTCACGGATAGAACCCCTTGCTGAGCAGGCTGAGGCTGCAAGGACGAGTCAGGAAATTACTGCGGCTCTTGAAAAAATGGAAATCAGTCTCATCGTTAACGAATTGTCTGAGGTCAACAGCAAACTCATCAAGGCGCGCACAGCGGGCGAATCTTTAAACAATGAATTTGCTTTATTTGCTGCGCGCATTAACGAAGAGGAAAGTAAAATTATTATCAAACGCCATGAACTGGACCATTTGGAACAGCAAGTCCAGGCAATGCAAGGTGAAGTATATGCCTTGGAGAATAAAGTCAGCGATGCGGAACATGCGTTGTCATTGCTCTCCGAAAGACGCGGCTTTATGCAGGAACAGTCCAGCCGGCTGGAGAAAGAACTGAAGGCTGCACAGGATAATTTAGAGTTTTCTCAAGAAAAAGGGCAGGCTTATGCAGCCAAAAGCGTCCTTCTGGAAGAGACCTTAAATCGTGCTTATGCTGATTTGAAAATAAAAGAATGTCGTCTGGAAGAGCTGCGGACGCTTAGCGGGGAAGCCCGTTTGGACGAGATAAAAACTGAAATATTTGATGTGTTGTCTGAAAAAAGCAAATTAACCAGTATTGAGGCTGAAACCAAGCAGAAAAAAGATACGCTGATGCAGCAGGAAAAGCAGTATCAGAAGAATATCCAGGCGAAAGATGCTGAAAAGGATTCGGTGCTCCGTGAGATCGGAGTCCAAAGAGATGAATTGATCGAACTGGAATTACGTGAAGAAGTGCTTAATCAGAAAAGTACAGAGATCATGAGGTCCCTCACCGCTAAAAAAACAGAGCAGCAGCAATCTGAGGTAGTATACGGAGAACTTCTCAGGAAAGCGGATCAGGCTAACGCCAGGCTGCATGCACTGCACACGCTGCAGGACAATCTGGAAGGGTATAATAAAGGCGTACGCGAGGCTATAATCGCTTGCCGCAAGGGTGAAATCACCTGCCGGGGTGTATTCGGAACCGTTGCGGATAACATCGAGGTGCAGACCAAGTTTGAACTGGCTGTTGAAACCGCATTGGGCGCCGCCCTTCAGAACATCATTGTGGAAAAAACAAACGACGCAAAAACGTGTATCGACTATCTGAAGAGAACAAATAATGGACGGGCAACGTTTTTGCCGTTGGATGCCATTAAAGGGACAAGGCAGTCCCTGGATGAGAAAACAAAGAAACATAAAGGCTTCCAAGGGTTGGCCGTTGATCTTGTTAAATTCGATACACGTTTTGGCGATATTATGGAATCCCTATTGGGAAGAATTCTGGTCACCGATACATTGGACAGTGCCATTGATATTGCGAAATCCAATAATTATCGATTCAGAATCGTTACGCTCTTAGGCGATCAGGTCAATATCGGCGGATCCTTGACCGGGGGAAGTACGCGGACCCAAAGCAGCGGCTTGCTCAGCAGGGTAAGGGAAATAGAAGAGCTTACAGCGAAAACACGCGAATTTCACGAAGAAGCTGCTTGTAAAAAACAAGAAAGCAGTTTAATTGCTAAAGACATGGAAAAACTGGTGGCAGCACAGGATGAAATTGAAGCGGAATTTTCACAAATCCAGAAAACGAAGGGGATAATGGCTGCCAATACCAGACACTTTGAAGATAGGCTCAAGCGTCTGGAGGAAGACGCCCGCTTCATTACGTTTGAACTGAACGAGATCCGTTCTGAAATGACGACACTGACAGCGATTATCGGAAAGACAGAAAAATCTTTAAAGGAAACAGAAGATAAAATCAATGCCTTACAAACAGAACAATTGGATTTGGAAAACCTGCTCAAAGAGAAAGTGACAGAGGCCCAGGAACTATCGGATGAAATAACATCGGCTAAAGTCGAAGCTGCTCGCTGGGAACAGGAGCTTGATCAAGTCCGGCAGGCTATCATTGAAGAGAACGAGAAAACCCTGAAGAGTCAGCGTTTAATGGATGAAAAGAATAGGGAACTGAGCGAAGTCCGGAAGAATGATGAAGAAATAGGACTGGGCAGGATTCAAGGAGAAAACCGCGTTAAAGAATATAACACACTATTAGAGGAAAAAAAATATCAGCTAATTGAACTGCGCAGAGCGAAGGAATCTTTTGCCGAAAACAACCTGAAACAGGAACAAGATATCCTGGAGATGAAAAATCAGGCAAAAGAAATGGAGGCACAGCTTCATCAAAGTGAGCTTAAGGTCACACGCTGGGAGGCCGAATGGGAAACCGGCAATAACCGCCTTGAGGAAGAGTACGGGTTGCCCTGGAAACAGGCTCAAGCTTACCTCACCGGGGATAAGAAGGAGTCTCTGCAGGAAACAATTGCCGCCTATAAACAGGAAATCGAGGCCCTCGGTCCGGTCAATTATACGGCCTTAGAGGAGTATCCTGAAACAGTGAAGCGTTTTGAGTTTCTCACCACCCAAAAGCATGATCTGGACGAAGCAGGAAAAACCTTGCAGGAACTCATTTCCGAATTAGATAAATGCATGATTGAGAGGTTTGAAGAGGGCTTCCGGTCTGTGAATGCCGCATTCAAAGAAGTATTTACGCAGCTCTTTAACGGTGGACAAGCAGAACTTCAGCTGGATGACCCCGAGAATCTTCTGGAAACCGGTGTACGTATCGTTGCCCAGCCTCCCGGAAAAAAAGCGCAGCTTTTATCCCTTTTATCGGGAGGTGAGCGTTCATTCACCGCGATTGCCCTGTTATTCGCCTTTCTGAAAGTCAAGCCCAGCCCATTTTGCTTACTTGACGAGATCGAGGCGGCTCTGGATGAAGCCAATGTCAAGCGTTTTGTCAATTATCTGAGGACACTATCCCACCATACTCAGTTCATCCTGATTTCTCACCGCAGAGGAACCATGGAATCGGCCGACAGACTGTATGGCATCACGATGGAAGAATCCGGTGTGTCGAAACTTCTTACTGTCGAATTGGAGGATAGAGCAGCCGCGGCGGCATCGGCAGTAAGTTGA
- the rimM gene encoding ribosome maturation factor RimM (Essential for efficient processing of 16S rRNA), which yields MDRVIIGEVLKPHGIKGQIKVYPITDNVDRFKTLKTVFLVQGQKEIEFSVREVRIDPKQIVYITLDGISTPEDVEKYRGFEVRVDRSEVPPLQDRWYYFELEGMQVYENDVLLGTLTSVIETGANDVYLVKDGKREICIPALKSVVKRVDVAEKRMDVILPPGLLED from the coding sequence ATTGATCGTGTAATTATCGGAGAGGTCCTTAAACCGCATGGGATTAAGGGACAAATAAAGGTTTACCCAATAACGGATAATGTCGATAGGTTTAAAACTCTAAAAACCGTATTTTTAGTTCAAGGGCAAAAGGAAATCGAATTCTCCGTGAGGGAAGTAAGGATCGACCCGAAACAAATCGTTTATATAACCTTGGATGGGATATCAACACCGGAAGATGTCGAAAAGTATCGCGGATTTGAGGTCCGGGTTGACCGTTCTGAAGTACCGCCGCTGCAAGACCGCTGGTATTATTTTGAGCTCGAGGGCATGCAGGTATATGAAAACGACGTATTATTAGGCACATTAACCAGTGTGATCGAAACGGGTGCCAACGATGTTTATCTGGTTAAGGACGGTAAACGAGAAATTTGCATCCCAGCCTTAAAGTCCGTTGTCAAAAGGGTCGATGTTGCCGAAAAACGGATGGACGTCATACTGCCGCCGGGTTTGCTGGAAGATTGA
- the ylxM gene encoding YlxM family DNA-binding protein, which translates to MKEIAETALLYDFYGPLLTAKQGKIWDLYYQQDYSLSEIADTEGISRQAVHDLLKRTEKILEDYELKLKLISRFILEKEKFLRIESLLEEVHQEDFASEAAWRRQQDLQTRIREIISDTLE; encoded by the coding sequence ATGAAAGAAATTGCTGAAACGGCATTATTGTATGATTTTTACGGCCCTCTGCTTACAGCTAAGCAGGGTAAAATATGGGATCTTTATTATCAGCAGGATTACTCCCTGTCTGAAATTGCGGATACCGAGGGCATCAGCCGACAGGCCGTTCATGATTTGCTGAAACGAACGGAAAAGATCCTGGAAGATTATGAGTTAAAATTAAAATTGATCTCACGGTTTATTCTGGAAAAAGAGAAATTTCTGCGGATCGAGTCCTTATTAGAGGAAGTTCATCAGGAGGACTTTGCCAGCGAAGCGGCATGGCGCCGCCAACAGGATCTACAGACGCGAATCCGAGAGATCATATCGGATACACTGGAATAA
- the ffh gene encoding signal recognition particle protein — protein MFEGLSEKLQATFKRLRGKGKLTEADVAEALREVRIALLEADVNFKVVKDLIAKIKERAIGQDVLESLTPGQHVIKIVHEEIISLMGGSESKIAISSKPPTVIMLVGLQGAGKTTHGAKLANMLKKQGKHPLLVACDIYRPAAIKQLEVLGEQINVPVFQMGQESPVRIAGESLAYARKNGNDVVILDTAGRLHINEELMDELSNIKSKVEPHEILLVVDAMTGQDAVNAAEAFHNQLGLSGVILSKLDGDTRGGAALSVKAVTGCPIKYAGIGEKIDALEVFYPERIASRILGMGDVLTLIEKAQQNFDEKKAKEMEEKIRKQELTLDDYLDQLQQLRSMGPLSSVLEMLPGIGKQLKGVNIDEKEFYKSEAIIFSMTLEERRKPHLIKDSRKKRIAKGSGTTVVDVGRLLKQYEQTKKMMKQLSGMPGMGGASKGGTKKGKKGKKGGHSKKAFPKLPFPFKT, from the coding sequence ATGTTCGAGGGCTTAAGTGAAAAATTACAGGCTACGTTCAAGAGACTGAGGGGGAAAGGAAAACTGACCGAGGCTGACGTTGCGGAAGCTTTGCGTGAGGTTCGTATTGCCCTTTTGGAAGCCGATGTCAACTTTAAGGTAGTCAAAGATTTGATAGCCAAGATCAAAGAAAGAGCAATCGGCCAGGATGTACTGGAATCCCTTACGCCAGGGCAGCATGTGATTAAAATTGTACATGAAGAAATTATCAGTCTGATGGGCGGAAGCGAAAGTAAAATTGCTATATCCTCTAAGCCACCGACTGTCATTATGCTGGTGGGCTTACAAGGAGCTGGGAAAACGACGCATGGTGCTAAACTTGCTAATATGCTGAAAAAACAAGGGAAACACCCGTTGCTTGTTGCCTGCGATATCTATCGTCCTGCTGCAATCAAACAATTGGAAGTTCTTGGTGAACAAATCAATGTTCCGGTATTTCAGATGGGACAGGAATCACCGGTGAGGATTGCCGGCGAAAGCTTAGCATATGCTCGAAAAAACGGCAACGATGTCGTCATCTTGGATACGGCAGGCCGCTTGCATATTAACGAAGAATTAATGGATGAGCTCTCCAATATAAAATCAAAAGTGGAGCCGCATGAAATACTGCTCGTCGTTGATGCTATGACCGGACAAGATGCGGTTAATGCCGCTGAAGCATTTCATAACCAACTGGGGTTAAGCGGCGTCATTCTTTCCAAGCTTGATGGCGATACGCGCGGCGGGGCAGCGCTCTCGGTCAAAGCCGTTACTGGCTGTCCAATCAAATATGCCGGAATTGGTGAAAAAATCGATGCGCTGGAAGTCTTTTACCCGGAGAGGATCGCATCGCGGATTCTGGGTATGGGCGACGTCCTGACCTTGATTGAAAAAGCCCAACAAAATTTTGATGAAAAAAAAGCCAAGGAAATGGAAGAAAAGATCCGTAAGCAGGAACTGACGCTGGATGATTATCTGGATCAGCTCCAACAGCTGCGCTCGATGGGCCCCTTGTCCTCGGTGCTTGAAATGCTGCCTGGTATTGGGAAACAGCTCAAAGGTGTGAACATCGATGAGAAGGAATTCTATAAATCGGAGGCAATCATTTTTTCAATGACGTTGGAGGAGAGAAGAAAGCCCCATCTGATCAAAGATTCCCGCAAAAAGAGAATTGCCAAAGGCAGTGGGACAACCGTCGTCGATGTCGGCAGACTTCTTAAACAATACGAACAGACCAAGAAGATGATGAAACAGCTTTCCGGTATGCCTGGAATGGGTGGAGCCAGCAAAGGCGGAACAAAGAAGGGCAAGAAAGGCAAGAAGGGCGGACATAGTAAAAAGGCCTTCCCGAAGCTGCCGTTCCCGTTTAAAACATGA
- a CDS encoding KH domain-containing protein, translating into MKEVIEVLAKALVDKPNDVVVIQNATEKTVHLQLIVAPEDMGKVIGKQGKIANAIRTIVKAAAVKDGRRVIVDIDQ; encoded by the coding sequence GTGAAAGAAGTAATCGAAGTATTAGCCAAAGCTCTGGTTGATAAACCGAATGACGTCGTTGTTATTCAGAACGCAACAGAGAAAACGGTTCACCTACAATTGATCGTTGCACCGGAAGATATGGGCAAGGTTATCGGCAAACAGGGTAAAATCGCTAATGCCATAAGGACCATTGTCAAAGCTGCGGCAGTTAAGGATGGACGTAGGGTAATTGTTGATATTGACCAGTAA
- the mtnA gene encoding S-methyl-5-thioribose-1-phosphate isomerase gives MKALQWQGDHLLILNQTKLPFEEQYREAYSYTDVADAIKGMEVRGAPAIGAAAAFGYALGALKYQGHIDDFKNTMEEVRSTLEGTRPTAVNLSWALNKMEDKFREYNDSQDIETIRTALVKEAEDIAEDDRRMNRLIGEYGNTVVPEKANILTHCNTGSLATVEYGTALGIIRAAHESGKKVHVYAGETRPFLQGARLTVWELVQDQIPMTLITDNMAGYLMQQGKIDMVVVGADRIATNGDTANKIGTYTLAVLAAAHDIPFYIAAPTTTIDLKISSGNEIPIEERDANEVRSIMGVKIVPDDVQVYNPSFDITPSKYISGIITEKGIVTAPYSVNMLKLLVK, from the coding sequence ATGAAAGCTCTTCAATGGCAAGGTGACCATTTATTGATACTTAATCAAACAAAATTACCATTCGAAGAACAGTACAGAGAAGCGTATTCGTATACAGACGTAGCCGATGCGATTAAGGGGATGGAGGTACGTGGAGCTCCTGCGATTGGAGCCGCCGCCGCCTTTGGGTATGCCTTAGGAGCACTAAAATATCAAGGACATATTGATGATTTCAAGAACACCATGGAGGAAGTTCGTTCCACCCTGGAAGGAACACGCCCGACCGCAGTTAACCTTTCCTGGGCCTTAAATAAGATGGAAGATAAGTTCAGGGAGTACAACGACAGTCAGGATATTGAAACAATTCGTACAGCCTTAGTCAAGGAAGCCGAGGATATTGCCGAAGATGATCGCAGAATGAACCGGCTGATCGGGGAATACGGGAATACCGTCGTACCAGAAAAGGCCAATATCCTTACCCATTGTAACACTGGCAGCCTAGCCACCGTAGAATACGGTACAGCCCTTGGTATCATTCGCGCTGCGCATGAGTCGGGGAAAAAAGTACATGTCTACGCCGGAGAAACTCGCCCGTTCCTGCAGGGAGCACGGTTAACAGTATGGGAACTGGTTCAGGATCAAATCCCGATGACACTGATTACGGATAATATGGCAGGCTATCTCATGCAACAGGGGAAAATCGATATGGTGGTTGTCGGCGCAGATCGTATTGCAACCAACGGAGATACTGCAAATAAAATCGGTACTTATACTCTTGCTGTACTGGCAGCAGCACACGATATCCCATTCTATATCGCAGCACCGACAACAACCATTGATTTAAAAATATCCAGCGGAAATGAAATCCCCATAGAAGAAAGGGATGCGAATGAAGTCCGGTCAATCATGGGTGTGAAAATTGTGCCTGATGACGTCCAGGTTTATAATCCTTCTTTTGATATTACACCGTCGAAATATATCAGTGGGATTATTACAGAAAAAGGAATCGTTACAGCACCCTATTCGGTGAATATGCTGAAGCTTTTAGTGAAATAA
- the rpsP gene encoding 30S ribosomal protein S16 — protein MATTIRLRRMGAKKNPFYRLVVCDSASRRDGRAIEEIGYYDPTKNPHEIKIDEIRALEWLTKGAQPSDTAKSLLSQTGIMEKFHKSK, from the coding sequence ATGGCAACAACGATTCGTCTGCGCCGCATGGGTGCAAAAAAGAATCCTTTCTACCGTCTGGTGGTATGTGACTCAGCATCCCGACGTGATGGCAGAGCGATTGAGGAGATCGGTTATTATGATCCCACTAAAAATCCTCATGAAATTAAGATAGACGAGATCAGAGCTCTGGAATGGCTTACAAAAGGAGCCCAACCTTCTGACACTGCGAAATCTTTGCTCAGTCAAACCGGGATTATGGAAAAGTTTCATAAATCCAAGTAA
- the mtnP gene encoding S-methyl-5'-thioadenosine phosphorylase codes for MNYALIGGTGVEKLVLKKTKQHRVDTPYGNVSLDIGEIGMSEVVFLKRHGTGHTYPPHRINYRANIWALKTMGVKKILATGAVGSIVDELTIGDIVLVDQFLDFTKNRPLTFYEGGDRGVLHIDVTEPYCPVLRNNITEGAVRAGIKVKNGGVYVCTEGPRFETPAEIKMFRLLGGHLVGMTGVPEVVLARELGMCYATIALVTNQAAGINHEPLTHAEVIASMNLLSNTVAALVESTCKLMDLDQRCYCATGNKETGLF; via the coding sequence TTGAATTATGCTCTCATTGGTGGGACCGGTGTAGAGAAACTGGTCTTAAAAAAAACGAAGCAACATCGTGTCGATACGCCCTACGGCAATGTATCACTCGATATCGGCGAAATAGGAATGTCTGAAGTGGTATTTCTTAAACGGCATGGCACCGGTCACACGTATCCCCCCCATCGCATTAACTACCGCGCCAATATCTGGGCCCTCAAAACAATGGGCGTAAAAAAGATACTCGCTACCGGAGCGGTAGGTTCGATAGTTGACGAATTAACCATTGGCGATATTGTCCTCGTCGATCAATTTCTCGACTTTACCAAGAACCGTCCGCTTACGTTTTATGAAGGCGGCGACAGGGGTGTCCTGCATATTGACGTTACGGAACCATACTGCCCGGTACTGCGTAATAATATAACAGAAGGTGCAGTGCGAGCCGGAATAAAGGTTAAAAACGGCGGCGTCTATGTCTGTACTGAGGGTCCCCGATTTGAAACACCTGCGGAAATCAAGATGTTCCGCCTGTTAGGCGGGCATCTGGTAGGGATGACCGGGGTTCCGGAGGTTGTACTTGCACGGGAATTAGGCATGTGTTATGCGACCATCGCCTTGGTGACAAACCAGGCGGCAGGAATTAATCATGAACCGTTGACACACGCCGAAGTAATCGCTAGTATGAATTTGTTGAGCAATACTGTTGCAGCACTGGTGGAAAGCACCTGTAAATTGATGGACCTGGATCAGCGGTGTTATTGTGCGACTGGGAACAAAGAAACAGGTTTGTTTTAG
- the ftsY gene encoding signal recognition particle-docking protein FtsY, whose translation MAGIFSKLKERLTKTRQGFVGKMEQIFSGAGRIDEDLYEELEDVLLQSDVGINTAMKLVEMLRISVKEQKISDRALLKNLLQEHITTLLGEESPLTISDNKPTVYLIVGVNGVGKTTTIGKLAKNLHEQGLKVLLAAGDTFRAAAIEQLEVWGQRAGAEVIKQAEGADPAAVAFDALKAAKSRNMDVLLIDTAGRLHNKVNLMKELSKIKKVIEREVPEAPHEVLLVLDATTGQNALQQVRLFKEAADVTGIILTKLDGTAKGGVILGIRDEADVPVKLIGIGEGAEDLRPFDPKEFARALFDRNEEE comes from the coding sequence GTGGCAGGAATATTTTCAAAATTGAAAGAACGCTTAACGAAAACTCGTCAGGGCTTTGTCGGCAAAATGGAACAAATTTTTTCCGGGGCCGGCAGAATCGACGAAGATCTATATGAAGAATTGGAAGACGTACTTCTTCAGTCTGATGTCGGTATCAATACAGCGATGAAACTCGTTGAAATGCTCCGAATATCCGTTAAGGAACAAAAAATATCCGACCGTGCCCTTCTCAAGAATCTTTTGCAGGAACATATCACGACCTTGCTCGGTGAAGAAAGCCCATTAACTATTTCAGATAATAAACCTACCGTCTATTTGATCGTTGGGGTCAACGGTGTCGGTAAGACGACGACCATTGGAAAATTAGCTAAGAACCTACATGAACAAGGACTGAAGGTTTTATTAGCAGCAGGAGACACGTTTAGAGCAGCAGCAATCGAACAACTGGAAGTGTGGGGACAGCGCGCAGGCGCAGAAGTTATCAAACAAGCTGAGGGAGCCGATCCCGCTGCCGTAGCATTTGATGCCCTCAAGGCGGCAAAATCCCGTAATATGGATGTACTCCTCATTGATACAGCCGGCAGACTGCATAATAAAGTCAATCTGATGAAAGAATTATCGAAGATAAAAAAAGTCATTGAACGTGAAGTCCCCGAGGCACCCCATGAAGTTCTTTTGGTGCTGGATGCGACAACCGGCCAGAATGCACTGCAGCAGGTCAGACTTTTTAAGGAAGCTGCCGATGTTACCGGGATTATTTTGACGAAGCTTGACGGAACTGCTAAAGGCGGTGTTATCCTGGGAATACGTGATGAAGCGGATGTTCCCGTTAAATTGATCGGTATCGGAGAAGGGGCGGAGGATTTAAGACCATTTGATCCCAAAGAATTCGCACGGGCACTCTTCGACCGCAATGAGGAGGAATAA
- a CDS encoding amidohydrolase: MSKYLIRAMVLPMTGPDDFYPQGEIAVDGDRIISVGECGTAPADFIPDKILDLQNDVVMPGLINMHTHAAMTLLRGYADDMPLMPWLQEKIWPFEDKMTAEDIYWGNALALCEMIRSGTTTMADMYIAEEEAVRVVLEAGTRALLSRGMIESTKEAGMKSLRENVALFEKYHDAGNGRIKILFGPHAPYTCSGEFLRTVKREADRFGSGLHIHLAETQSEVATIKERYGTTPLRWLEREEVLGGHIIAAHCVYIDDGEMDILKKYQIGVAHNAESNMKLNSGTARISEMQRRGITVSLGTDGTSSNNDLDMFGEMRTASFQQKLVGSPEDLKAYDVLAMATVGGAAAAGISDIGKLEPGYKADLISINFDQPHFYPRFSVPSHLVYCARGSDVRTVMVDGKIIMENSNLLTLDAAQICLEVAKRAQRIASEV; encoded by the coding sequence ATGTCCAAATATTTGATTCGGGCTATGGTCTTGCCGATGACCGGGCCGGATGATTTTTATCCACAAGGTGAAATCGCTGTTGATGGTGACAGGATCATTTCTGTGGGAGAATGTGGTACCGCGCCGGCGGACTTCATTCCGGACAAGATCCTCGATTTACAAAATGATGTGGTTATGCCTGGGTTGATCAACATGCATACCCATGCGGCAATGACCCTGCTCCGTGGCTATGCAGACGATATGCCGCTGATGCCTTGGCTTCAGGAAAAGATATGGCCGTTTGAGGACAAAATGACGGCGGAAGATATTTATTGGGGCAATGCCCTTGCTTTATGCGAGATGATACGGTCTGGGACAACCACTATGGCCGACATGTATATTGCCGAGGAAGAAGCGGTGCGGGTTGTGTTAGAAGCGGGAACCCGAGCCCTGCTGTCCCGTGGTATGATCGAAAGTACAAAAGAAGCAGGGATGAAATCCCTGCGAGAAAATGTTGCGTTATTCGAGAAATACCATGATGCCGGTAATGGACGAATCAAAATCCTCTTTGGACCGCATGCGCCCTACACGTGTTCCGGTGAATTTCTGCGTACAGTAAAAAGGGAAGCCGATAGGTTTGGATCGGGTTTACATATCCATTTGGCTGAGACGCAGTCTGAGGTTGCTACCATTAAGGAACGATATGGCACAACCCCGCTCCGCTGGCTGGAAAGAGAAGAGGTGCTCGGGGGTCACATCATTGCCGCCCATTGTGTCTATATTGACGATGGTGAAATGGATATCCTGAAAAAGTACCAGATTGGAGTTGCCCATAATGCCGAAAGCAATATGAAACTCAACAGCGGTACCGCGCGAATCTCGGAAATGCAAAGAAGAGGTATCACGGTCAGTCTCGGTACGGACGGAACATCGAGCAATAATGATCTGGATATGTTTGGCGAAATGCGCACGGCATCCTTCCAGCAAAAGCTTGTTGGGTCTCCCGAAGATCTTAAGGCCTATGATGTATTGGCAATGGCAACGGTCGGCGGTGCAGCAGCAGCAGGTATCAGTGATATTGGGAAACTCGAACCGGGCTATAAAGCTGACTTGATATCCATCAACTTTGATCAGCCGCATTTCTATCCGCGATTTTCTGTTCCTTCGCATCTCGTTTACTGCGCCCGTGGCAGTGATGTCCGAACTGTGATGGTTGACGGTAAGATCATTATGGAGAACAGTAACCTGCTTACCCTGGATGCAGCTCAGATTTGCCTGGAAGTTGCCAAAAGAGCGCAGCGAATCGCTTCTGAAGTTTGA